agatttttaaacattcaataaGTCACTTTTAATCACTGTGTTTAGGAATGGAGCTAGGGGGTTGGCAGCGCACCaccccctaaaatagaaaattttttatttaggtccatttataatttataaaattttaaattaataatggtaaaattatactttaactttctaaaaatgataaaaatttgatttaatcctttaaaaattataaaaaaaaatgtaggCCATTAAAACTgtgaaattacaattttactatcataaaaatatataatttaattccaatttctcaaaaaaaaattctaatctttaaaaatatcacaaatacACATTAAGATGAAAGATCTAATCTTTACTTCATGAGTAAGATATGATGATTgaacattttaaaaatgattataaatattttaatcacccatatgtttaatcatattcaataatttttcgtgtattattaataataattcttttaatatttacttgTACAATGGGTGCATCATTTTAGACACAATCTCCTTGATCCAAAGTGGGGCTTTGTTTTTAACATGGttaattttggattaaaatatATGGATAGTTAGATGTATTAAAATGGTACATCTTTATAAGATAATGgtagagtttttattttaatttctctcatttaatttttatatttaattttatataatttaaccatttatttttacaatcgtgttagttaatttaaatagttaacatctttaattattttaattgaaataattaagaGCGTCAACTATTTAGACTaataaatgatattataaaagtagatattaaattatatatagatactaaatcctaaatttaaaCATAGTGGGTAGACTATATCTATAGTCTCACTTAATAATCTATATGTAACACAATCATttgttatttaataaaaaatttaaaatatgtcgTAAGTCATTGTACTCTTCacatatttggaatttagtcattgtacatttatttttaagaatttagtccctctacttttaagatttcaaaatccAGTCCAGttgttaatattgttatatttattggtgtgacattttgaaataaaataaatactcacTACGtcaaaatataactaaaaaatgatgttatactgaacctaaatttaacaaaataattttaacagtgttaacaattgcacttaaattttgaatacgaaaagtagagagactaaattcttaaaaataagagtacatggactaaatttcaaattaatgaagcatattttaacctaaaactatttttttaaatgattaaaatttttatttgtaaaaagatttcaatcattataatttttagataaaCTATACCgttagttactaaattattgataagtttttgttttggtcacttaattaaaaagttataatttgatcactaaactattcgaaaatcttcatttaagtcattgagttattaaaaacttaaaaacaagttATATGGTTTTTTCTATTCTCAATGTCTACGCCAATCAAAAGCTCTATTTCCTTTGTTCTTttacaactcaatttttttcatgaaacaactttgaacgtcCAAATTTGTGAACCGAAATTCTAACAATTTTTTCCTCTAATCTCCGACACTGACTGTtagatcaacttggatctaaggtatacTTTTCTACTTGCCGATTGGTACTGATCTACCGTACTAATCATTGAATTGTCGTTTGGAACTCACTGGTacaactttgaaaaaaaaagttaatagccaataacttaaataaaaacttttaaatagttcgatggcttaaatgaaaattttcaaataatctagtaattaaattataaaattttttaattaaataactaaaataaaaatttatccgTAATTTAACTACTAATagtgtagttttttttttggttggaatgcataataaaggaaaaatatacTAATGTCGGATAGTGACACTAAAACCTGCAACGTGGTATATAAGAACAATTTCGTAAGGGTTTTTTCTTCAAGACAAATTTCTCTTCACGAGACCCCCAAAATGAATATTCAGAATCTGCTTAGATATGTTTCTCTTGCCCTTCCcattttcatcttcttcttcatcacccCCACCACCCAATACCACGCCCACCAACATCACcaacaacccattttcaatgATCTCACAATCCACACCTTCATCAACAAAACTCTCCAATGGAAAACTCGCCTTGTCAAATTCCAAGGCCGCCAACTCAAACTATCAACCCCTACAATACTAGCAGCAATATGTTGTTTCATAGCTTCCTCTATATCAAGTGCCGGTGGCATTGGTGGTGGAGGTTTGTTTATTCCCATTCTCACAATCGTTGCTGGTTTAGACCTTAAAGTTGCTTCATCTTTCTCAGCTTTTATGGTCACCGGTGGGTCAATTGCAAATATTATGTACAATTTGCGTACCAAAACTGACAAATCAGGACGTATGAAAAAGGGTTTGGTTGATTATGACATAGCACTTTTGTCAGAGCCTTGTATGTTATTAGGTGTAAGTGTTGGGGCTGTTTGTAACCATGTCTTCCCTGAATGGTTAATCACTATCTTGTTTGCTGTTTTCCTTGTTTGGTCTACTTTTAAGACTTGTAGTAATGGTGTTGGGTATTGGAAAACAGAAACAGCTAAACATAATGAAAGTAGAAATGGGTGTGAAAAAGTGGGAAATGGGGTGACTAAAAATGGAGAGAGTGAGAACTTAAGAGAACCATTGATGGGTGTAGAAGGGAACGAAATATCAGGGTTTCCATGGAAGAAACTACTCAGTCAGTCACTAAATTTTTGGAATGCTTCATTTTGgccactatttttttttttttgtaattttgacattcaatttttaaaacacttTCATTTTAATCACCTAACCATTGAATCATTAACGATGATTAACTGT
This genomic window from Gossypium raimondii isolate GPD5lz chromosome 10, ASM2569854v1, whole genome shotgun sequence contains:
- the LOC105775118 gene encoding sulfite exporter TauE/SafE family protein 5, coding for MSDSDTKTCNVVYKNNFVRVFSSRQISLHETPKMNIQNLLRYVSLALPIFIFFFITPTTQYHAHQHHQQPIFNDLTIHTFINKTLQWKTRLVKFQGRQLKLSTPTILAAICCFIASSISSAGGIGGGGLFIPILTIVAGLDLKVASSFSAFMVTGGSIANIMYNLRTKTDKSGRMKKGLVDYDIALLSEPCMLLGVSVGAVCNHVFPEWLITILFAVFLVWSTFKTCSNGVGYWKTETAKHNESRNGCEKVGNGVTKNGESENLREPLMGVEGNEISGFPWKKLLSQSLNFWNASFWPLFFFFCNFDIQFLKHFHFNHLTIESLTMINCTCQHHVYIFILITQL